In one window of Helianthus annuus cultivar XRQ/B chromosome 17, HanXRQr2.0-SUNRISE, whole genome shotgun sequence DNA:
- the LOC110918857 gene encoding uncharacterized protein LOC110918857, translating into MSKKDIFIILLVYVDDIVLTGNNEGKVTEVKNFLKTEFLIKDLGHLKFFLGIEVIKTSDGVCLSQRKYCMDLLNEYGMSGSKPIGCPIDQNHVLTNLMKKETNSVDVTQYQKLIDYGYGYESPYVQQSGYGAENAPVDEPYYPTQQSYPGYGVYGDEGGYGSYSGYGGEGGYGGEGGYSEYGGYGRYSGYDRYGGDGGYSGYGGYSGYDRSGGEVVSTVVKQQLGKPVAKKIGCPFSLLVIRDVTNDTWELKVDCANHNHEPTTSLLGHAFVRRFTKAEYKLVEQLTAQNMEPRIIFQTLRKQFPDSLHVQKDVQNAVQKIRATIMDGKNPIQALESLLHDRRFIYDTRQDPKTDVVTEIFFVHPYSITMWRAFPHVMLIDATYKTNLYNMPFVQVVGMTSTGKSFCIAHAVICKERSGNYVWVLERIKSILHECMMPRVIVTDRELALINACSKVFPNATRLLCHFHIQQNIARKCKKGFDKEDWGKFMSYWRRLCESSSEPMYKYNLEKMYNRLVVANRESVYDYVYENWLKDYKEMFVYAWTDKCRNFGQRTTNRVESQHANLKRYITRGSSLERIARCIIDIVETQYDEIQKSFTESIEKMMNHHRHRILDNLRGKVSHEALDLLEKELLRKMDVLRKLNASCGCHMWLSKGLPCACRLENYKCTGRIIQLDDIDVFWRKLDLLPCKLVDEEVDVVAELTNVRQHLEAQSPVQQKSLLSKIKAVFNPKSSTKKPPIVQQNTRGRPTSKKVQERLDEAARLDEAARHSSYGEDSNVYTASPKHRYDLPRHSSYVPSEGSRGTGSVIKSEKPKMQRNSSTSYKNKETRDDKGFPLMKGDEHLLSIQSFKDQIPSEFHSYISRIQDVTPDGHCGYRAVAVGLGFSEHAWSNIRRDLLLEIDHNKARWKHIFETYNKGDFERIRKSIEWHSLKACGPSHWMEMPQVGLLVAQRYNIVLHVLSIEWSTTIFPLTDAPLDPRPQAITLVHVDRGHFIHAKLEGDYPMPLATPLWLIHRSIAAERWEEMYRPRLQHYYELINPKADKDREPSINEIED; encoded by the exons ATGTCCAAAAAGGACATCTTTATTATCTTGCTTGTCTACGTAGATGATATTGTTCTAACTGGAAACAATGAAGGGAAAGTGACTGAAGTGAAAAATTTCTTAAAAACTGAATTTCTAATTAAGGACCTTGGGCACTTAAAATTTTTTCTTGGCATTGAGGTCATAAAAACTAGTGATGGGGTGTGTCTCTCACAAAGAAAATATTGCATGGACCTTCTCAATGAATATGGGATGAGTGGTAGCAAACCCATTGGTTGTCCTATTGACCAGAATCATGTTCTAACAAATTTAATGAAAAAGGAAACCAATTCGGTTGATGTTACCCAATATCAAAAACTAATTG ATTACGGATACGGGTATGAATCTCCGTACGTGCAACAAAGTGGATACGGTGCTGAGaatgcacctgttgatgaaccatattacccgACACAGCAATCGTATCCGGGTTATGGGGTATACGGGGATGAAGGTGGATACGGAAGTTACAGTGGATACGGTGGTGAaggtggatacgggggtgaaggtggttaCAGTGAATATGGGGGCTACGGTAGATACAGTGGATACGATAGATATGGGGGTGACGGTGGTTACAGTGGATACGGGGGCTACAGTGGATACGATAGATCtgggggtgaag TGGTGAGCACCGTAGTAAAGCAACAGTTAGGAAAGCCGGTAGCAAAAAAAATCGGTTGCCCATTTTCATTACTCGTTATCCGGGACGTGACGAATGACACGTGGGAGTTAAAAGTGGACTGTGCGAACCATAACCACGAACCTACGACGAGTCTGTTGGGCCACGCTTTTGTGCGAAGATTTACTAAAGCCGAATACAAGCTAGTGGAGCAGCTAactgctcaaaacatggagccacgTATCATATTTCAAACCCTAAGAAAGCAGTTCCCCGACAGCCTGCACGTTCAGAAAGACGTGCAAAATGCGGTACAAAAAATTAGAGCGACAATAATGGACGGAAAGAATCCTATTCAGGCACTGGAAAGCCTGCTGCATGACCGCCGATTCATTTACGACACCCGACAGGATCCCAAAACAGATGTCGTAACAGAGATTTTCTTTGTTCATCCTTATTCAATCActatgtggcgtgcattcccgcaCGTGATGTTGATCGACGCGACCTACAAAACAAACCTCTACAATATGCCATTTGTCCAGGTTGTGGGTATGACGTCGACTGGGAAGTCTTTTTGTATCGCACACGCCGTTATTTGTAAAGAACGAAGTGGTAACTACGTGTGGGTGCTTGAGCGGATCAAGTCAATATTGCATGAATGTATGATGCCGCGTGTAATAGTCACGGATAGGGAGCTTGCCCTAATTAACGCGTGTTCTAAAGTATTCCCAAACGCAACCAGGCTTCTATGCCACTTTCACATCCAACAAAATATAGCTAGAAAGTGCAAGAAAGGGTTCGATAAAGAAGATTGGGGGAAATTTATGTCGTACTGGCGGAGATTGTGCGAATCTTCATCAGAGCCCATGTACAAGTACAACTTGGAGAAAATGTATAACCGACTCGTGGTTGCCAACCGAGAAA GTGTCTATGATTACGTCTACGAAAACTGGCTCAAAGACTATAAAGAAATGTTCGTTTATGCGTGGACCGATAAGTGTCGCAACTTTGGTCAGCGCACCAccaacagagttgagagccagcACGCAAATTTAAAAAGATACATTACGCGCGGGAGTTCATTGGAGCGAATAGCAAGATGCATCATTGATATAGTTGAAACTCAGTACGATGAAATACAAAAAAGTTTCACTGAGAGCATCGAAAAAATGATGAACCACCACAGACACCGAATATTGGACAACCTACGTGGAAAGGTTTCCCATGAAGCACTTGATTTGCTGGAAAAAGagctactgaggaagatggatgtgTTGCGGAAACTTAACGCATCATGTGGTTGCCATATGTGGCTTAGCAAAGGATTGCCGTGTGCTTGTAGGCTGGAAAACTACAAATGTAcag GGCGTATAATACAACTCGACGACATAGATGTATTCTGGCGTAAGCTTGACTTGCTCCCGTGTAAACTGGTAGACGAGGAGGTCGATGTTGTAGCAGAGCTAACTAATGTGCGGCAACATTTAGAGGCGCAGTCCCCCGTTCAGCAAAAGAGTTTGCTTTCAAAGATAAAAGCGGTCTTCAACCCTAAATCGTCAACCAAGAAACCACCGATCGTCCAGCAAAATACCCGCGGTCGGCCTACATCAAAGAAAGTACAAGAAAGGCTAGATGAAGCTGCGAGGTTAGACGAAGCTGCGAGACACAGCTCCTATGGCGAGGACAGCAACGTATATACCGCTTCCCCCAAACATAGGTACGATTTACCCCGACACAGCTCATACGTACCGTCAGAGGGCTCTCGTGGAACCGGTTCGGTTATAaagtctgaaaaacctaaaatgcAACGAAACAGTTCAACGAGTTATAAAAACAAGGAGACGCGGGATGATAAGGGTTTTCCATTAATGAAGGGGGATGAGCACTTGTTAAGCATTCAGAGCTTTAAGGATCAAATTCCCTCAGAGTTTCACTCTTACATATCGCGTATACAAGATGTGACCCCAGACGGTCATTGTGGGTACAGGGCTGTGGCTGTCGGGTTAGGTTTTTCGGAACACGCATGGTCCAATATTCGAAGAGATTTACTACTGGAGATTGACCATAACAAGGCGCGTTGGAAGCATATATTCGAAACATATAACAAAGGAGACTTTGAACGAATACGTAAGAGCATCGAATGGCATTCATTGAAAGCGTGCGGTCCAAGTCACTGGATGGAAATGCCCCAGGTAGGGCTTCTCGTAGCGCAAAGGTATAATATTGTCCTCCACGTGCTAAGCATCGAATGGAGCACTACCATCTTCCCATTAACGGATGCCCCACTAGATCCACGACCTCAAGCGATAACGCTCGTACATGTTGACAGGGGACACTTCATACATGCTAAGTTGGAAGGAGACTACCCCATGCCTTTAGCGACCCCGTTGTGGTTGATACATCGATCAATAGCTGCGGAACGGTGGGAAGAAATGTATAGACCGCGGTTACAACACTACTACGAGTTAATCAATCCTAAAGCAGACAAAGACAGAGAACCGAGTATAAATGAAATCGAAGATTAA